A stretch of the Aegilops tauschii subsp. strangulata cultivar AL8/78 chromosome 4, Aet v6.0, whole genome shotgun sequence genome encodes the following:
- the LOC109782407 gene encoding uncharacterized protein → MEDTKPPDLEGMAEETDRFRMMELRSGRRARRSSQPCRARSLRSPCGGADDPLSALPDEMLLMVLARLRCARSAARTSILSRRWRGLWTYLPDLTFRGVAPVKIKAVLARLASSPSVPATLDIDIPPIHRTDDGCLGQLLDAVARISPRELLFSYQHDRFKKTELHLPCFRRALSIEIKSDNNICFTQLPAGEFSALERLSLRDAIVDIDTLLTHCPRLRVLNVVVPTSDIKVHSVSLRTIDVRSHLLRISSIDIVTPNLKQLELRIDGHTDLRVSISAPMVEKVVWRRYFSETSLLFGFWRLGSMDLGSADSFTDVPSVDHVLSLDICAIDQLYDYMDFAQEVQFSQEIENLPVSNLSVLELYIDTGGHVFGALVWRLFGLHHICAATTRLVIDIAPCHSKQPCPENCPCDEPKNWRCQSISLTRLEEAHIDGFSGEDHEHDFLELILRSSPMLNRVAVKLVPEFGGCTKKIYNAILAYPAVKGYVYFSSAELVLPPSD, encoded by the exons ATGGAAGATACCAAGCCGCCGGATCTTGAAGGCATGGCGGAGGAGACGGATCGCTTTCGCATGATGGAGCTGCGATCGGGGCGTCGTGCCCGGCGCTCGTCGCAGCCATGTCGGGCTCGCTCCCTGCGTAGTCCATGCGGAGGAGCTGATGACCCCCTCAGTGCCCTCCCCGACGAGATGCTCCTCATGGTCCTCGCGCGCCTACGCTGCGCCCGCAGCGCCGCGCGCACCAGCATCCTCTCGCGCCGCTGGCGAGGCCTCTGGACCTACCTCCCCGATCTCACCTTCCGTGGCGTCGcgcctgtcaagatcaaggccgtGCTCGCCCGGTTGGCTTCTTCGCCTTCGGTGCCCGCCACGCTCGACATCGACATCCCTCCGATCCACCGTACTGATGATGGTTGTTTGGGCCAACTCCTCGACGCCGTGGCTAGGATCTCGCCGCGGGAGCTCCTCTTCAGTTACCAACATGACAGGTTCAAGAAAACGGAGCTGCACCTGCCCTGCTTCCGGCGCGCCCTGTCAATCGAGATCAAGTCGGACAACAATATCTGCTTCACACAGCTGCCGGCTGGCGAGTTCTCCGCGCTCGAGAGGCTGTCCCTCAGGGACGCCATCGTCGACATTGATACCCTGCTCACCCACTGCCCGCGTCTACGAGTGCTCAATGTGGTCGTACCTACATCCGACATCAAGGTCCACTCGGTGTCACTGCGGACAATTGATGTCCGTAGCCACCTCCTACGGATCAGTAGCATCGATATCGTGACGCCCAACCTTAAGCAGTTGGAATTGAGAATTGACGGCCACACAGACCTCAGAGTGTCCATCTCGGCGCCAATGGTGGAGAAGGTCGTGTGGAGGCGCTATTTTTCAGAGACAAGTCTTCTGTTTGGTTTTTGGCGTCTCGGGAGCATGGACTTAGGGTCGGCAGACAGCTTTACAGACGTTCCTTCTGTTGATCATGTCCTCTCTTTGGATATATGTGCCATT GATCAATTGTATGATTACATGGACTTTGCACAAGAGGTGCAGTTTTCACAAGAGATAGAGAACCTTCCAGTTTCCAACTTGTCTGTGTTGGAGCTATATATTGATACGGGTGGGCATGTTTTCGGAGCGCTTGTGTGGCGTCTCTTTGGGTTGCATCACATTTGTGCCGCTACGACAAGGCTAGTAATCGACATAGCACCTTGCCACTCG AAACAACCATGCCCAGAAAATTGTCCTTGTGACGAGCCAAAGAATTGGAGATGCCAAAGTATCTCGTTGACCCGTCTTGAAGAAGCACACATCGACGGCTTCAGTGGAGAAGATCATGAACATGATTTCTTAGAACTGATACTCAGATCTTCACCAATGCTTAACAGAGTGGCTGTGAAATTGGTGCCTGAGTTTGGAGGTTGCACCAAGAAAATCTACAACGCTATCTTGGCGTATCCTGCTGTGAAGGGCTATGTCTATTTCAGCTCCGCTGAACTGGTTCTGCCACCATCTGATTAG
- the LOC141022070 gene encoding protein FAR1-RELATED SEQUENCE 5-like: protein MPFVPFVGVNNHRCTTMFGCAIIADETEGTYVWLLQTFMKANCQVKPKSIITDGDAAMIRAIRTVLTDVFHRLCSWHIEKNMQRHLHYKSLDEFRSLLYYATSQANFEQRWKAFYDKWKTDRTEEWLDRMYRKRRLWVASYLSDGFFLGMRSNQRSESLNSCLHLHLDYGMTIVDLVVHYENCIVRLRENEAYDDCEAFQKEPPSVTEYKSLEEHAAKVFTPANFYILQDDLHKMGQLEIFETLMGIGRQTFMVTWKDNHKFRYNVVYEPANDPFLFDELMKCLDNIIAQKKISEEELIGSRRKELPAGQDANGQSAGRLWDCPH from the exons ATGCCGTTCGTCCCCTTTGTCGGAGTTAACAACCACCGTTGCACCACAATGTTTGGTTGTGCCATCATTGCTGACGAGACGGAAGGGACATACGTGTGGCTGCTGCAGACATTTATGAAGGCAAACTGTCAGGTGAAGCCAAAGTCAATAATCACAGACGGTGACGCTGCAATGATCCGGGCTATTCGGACTGTCCTTACAGATGTTTTCCATCGTCTTTGCTCCTGGCATATTGAGAAAAATATGCAGAGGCACCTGCATTACAAGTCACTGGATGAGTTCAGATCGCTCCTGTACTATGCCACCTCTCAAGCGAACTTTGAGCAGAGATGGAAAGCTTTCTATGATAAGTGGAAGACGGATAGAACTGAAGAGTGGCTTGACAGGATGTACAGGAAGAGGAGACTTTGGGTAGCTTCATATCTTTCCGATGGGTTTTTCCTTGGTATGCGAAGTAACCAGAGGAGTGAAAGCCTCAACTCCTGCCTTCACCTTCACCTGGACTACGGTATGACAATTGTTGATTTGGTGGTGCATTATGAGAACTGTATAGTTCGCCTGCGTGAGAATGAGGCGTACGATGACTGCGAGGCATTCCAGAAGGAACCACCATCGGTTACTGAATATAAGTCCCTTGAGGAGCATGCCGCCAAAGTATTCACACCTGCTAATTTCTACATCCTGCAAGATGATTTGCATAAGATGGGTCAGCTGGAGATATTTGAGACGCTCATGGGAATTGGGCGTCAGACATTCATGGTGACATGGAAGGATAACCACAAGTTCAGGTACAATGTTGTTTATGAACCAG CAAATGATCCCTTCTTGTTCGACGAGTTGATGAAGTGTCTGGACAACATAATAGCGCAGAAAAAGATTTCAGAGGAGGAACTTATAGGAAGTAGAAG AAAGGAGCTGCCGGCCGGTCAGGATGCAAATGGTCAGTCCGCTGGACGTTTGTGGGACTGCCCGCACTGA
- the LOC141022071 gene encoding protein FAR1-RELATED SEQUENCE 11-like, translating to MEGRKRRLRPETRCDCGAHMVVKLDRERGIWFVASFVDDHNHTMARPDEVCFLWSHRRIGDGQRAEILAMEVAGIRKHIIMDNFISRYGSYDKCGLIRRDIYNLCCREKMKLIAKGDAETAVGIMRSRKEKDPEFFLSMCVTRKGD from the coding sequence atggagggccGCAAGCGCAGGCTTCGACCGGAGACTCGTTGCGACTGCGGTGCACATATGGTGGTGAAGCTGGACAGAGAACGTGGCATTTGGTTCGTCGCATCATTCGTGGATGATCACAACCACACGATGGCTCGGCCCGACGAGGTTTGTTTTTTGTGGTCACACAGACGGATTGGAGATGGCCAGAGGGCCGAGATATTGGCGATGGAAGTGGCCGGGATAAGAAAGCATATTATAATGGACAACTTCATCAGTAGATACGGTTCGTACGATAAGTGCGGGCTTATCAGGAGGGACATTTACAATCTTTGTTGCAGAGAAAAAATGAAGCTCATTGCGAAGGGTGATGCAGAGACGGCAGTTGGCATTATGAGGAGCAGGAAGGAGAAGGACCCTGAGTTTTTTTTGAGTATGTGTGTGACAAGGAAGGGCGACTGA